A stretch of Spirosoma oryzicola DNA encodes these proteins:
- a CDS encoding proline dehydrogenase family protein: MSNRSNVMPETVERFNGSFQAGSHTTNMKPVSFEDTSIAFSSQSDSKLRKTYWLFALMNKGWLVNLGTFFIKIALRLHLPIKFLIKNTIFEQFCGGESIQDSEKTIQYLHNVHVGTILDYSVEGEDNEKSFDETTLEILRTIERASQSDDIPFSVFKVTGLASTELLEAVQIGDSLNKEQKAQFDRVLKRVDTLCRRAYERNVRIFIDAEESWIQDTIDTLAYEMMDRYNHERPVVFNTYQMYRWESLDHLRRDVNEAHAKGYFLGAKLVRGAYLEKERLRSHEEEYQDPIQATKEDTDRDFNAAIDFCLENRDVVSFCLGTHNEYSCQYCVQQMKRYEIEPGDSHIYFAQLLGMSDNISYNLANAGYNVAKYVPYGPVETVMPYLFRRAEENKSIAGQSSREFMLVSDELKRRKGCN, encoded by the coding sequence ATGTCGAACCGAAGTAATGTAATGCCGGAGACCGTCGAACGGTTCAATGGCTCGTTTCAGGCTGGGTCGCATACGACCAACATGAAGCCTGTCTCTTTCGAGGACACTTCGATTGCTTTTTCTTCCCAGTCGGATTCAAAACTGAGAAAGACCTACTGGTTATTTGCGTTGATGAATAAAGGATGGCTGGTAAATTTAGGGACTTTTTTTATAAAGATTGCCCTCCGCCTGCATCTCCCTATTAAATTCCTCATAAAAAACACGATTTTCGAACAGTTTTGTGGGGGAGAAAGCATTCAGGATTCTGAAAAAACAATTCAGTATCTACATAACGTACACGTAGGAACCATCCTTGACTATTCCGTTGAAGGCGAGGATAATGAGAAAAGCTTTGATGAGACAACGCTCGAAATCCTGCGGACAATCGAGCGCGCCAGTCAATCCGACGATATTCCCTTTTCTGTTTTTAAAGTCACGGGCTTAGCGTCCACTGAACTTCTGGAAGCTGTTCAGATCGGCGATTCGCTTAATAAAGAGCAGAAAGCGCAGTTTGACCGGGTTCTTAAGCGGGTTGATACCCTTTGTCGCCGGGCTTACGAACGTAATGTGCGAATCTTTATCGATGCCGAAGAAAGCTGGATTCAGGATACGATTGATACATTGGCCTACGAAATGATGGATCGCTACAATCACGAGCGGCCCGTTGTTTTCAATACTTATCAAATGTATCGGTGGGAAAGCCTGGACCACCTGCGCCGGGATGTGAACGAAGCGCACGCAAAAGGGTATTTCCTGGGTGCCAAGCTGGTTCGGGGTGCTTATCTGGAGAAAGAACGGCTTCGTTCGCACGAAGAAGAATACCAGGATCCGATTCAGGCAACGAAAGAAGATACGGACCGTGACTTCAATGCTGCTATCGATTTCTGTCTGGAAAACCGGGATGTCGTGTCATTCTGCTTAGGCACGCACAATGAGTACAGTTGCCAGTACTGTGTTCAGCAAATGAAACGGTATGAAATTGAACCGGGCGATTCGCATATTTACTTTGCTCAACTGCTCGGCATGAGCGACAACATATCGTACAATCTGGCCAATGCGGGTTACAACGTGGCTAAATATGTGCCTTATGGACCTGTTGAAACGGTAATGCCTTATCTATTCCGGCGGGCGGAGGAAAACAAATCCATCGCTGGACAAAGCAGCCGGGAGTTTATGCTGGTCAGCGATGAGTTGAAGCGCCGTAAAGGTTGTAATTAA
- a CDS encoding lipoprotein signal peptidase, producing MIKKSPLKFFILTLILILIDQGVKLAVHFYMAPGFAGQIKLVGDWLKLHYVLNPGMAFGMQLGYEYGKLLLSVFRLFAMVGIGYYLVHLAHRGAPDGLLWAMAMILAGAVGNVIDSTFYGVFLNNAPYGSPTPWFHGQVIDMVFVDVWEGFIPDWVPVWGGQYYSTPIFNIADSCIFIGVCMILIFQRRFFGGHTLEDGLLPVSGPDATQAEVVPMSELTDGEYAEKQVEKTNEELSNETSNDEKTSSSSEPVTLEEPKDEDSLSSDLKKS from the coding sequence ATGATCAAGAAAAGTCCCCTAAAATTTTTTATCCTAACCCTGATTCTGATTCTCATTGACCAGGGCGTGAAGCTAGCCGTTCATTTTTACATGGCTCCTGGCTTTGCGGGTCAAATAAAACTGGTTGGTGATTGGCTTAAACTGCATTACGTGTTGAATCCAGGAATGGCGTTCGGAATGCAGCTAGGGTATGAGTACGGCAAATTGCTGCTGAGTGTGTTTCGGCTTTTTGCGATGGTAGGTATCGGCTATTACTTGGTTCATTTGGCGCATCGAGGGGCTCCCGATGGATTGCTCTGGGCAATGGCTATGATTCTGGCCGGAGCCGTTGGTAACGTAATTGATAGCACATTTTACGGCGTCTTCTTGAATAATGCACCGTACGGTTCGCCGACACCCTGGTTTCACGGTCAGGTAATCGACATGGTTTTCGTCGATGTATGGGAAGGGTTTATTCCGGACTGGGTACCGGTCTGGGGGGGACAATACTATTCAACGCCAATTTTTAACATTGCCGATTCGTGCATCTTTATTGGTGTCTGTATGATCCTAATCTTTCAGCGCCGTTTCTTTGGTGGTCATACCCTTGAAGATGGTTTGCTGCCTGTTTCTGGTCCTGATGCTACCCAAGCCGAAGTAGTACCAATGTCGGAGCTTACGGATGGAGAGTATGCCGAAAAACAGGTTGAAAAGACGAATGAAGAGCTGTCAAACGAAACGAGTAACGACGAAAAAACGTCGTCTTCTTCGGAGCCAGTGACGTTAGAAGAACCAAAAGACGAAGACTCCCTTTCGTCTGATTTAAAGAAGTCCTGA
- a CDS encoding OmpH family outer membrane protein produces the protein MNKNLVMAFATALLVGGLNAQAQAQTTTAAPTTTAAASLKLGYTNIDYILAQTPEAKDIQNQLTIQRTQSENELKRMQKELEDKYGAYEKGAAQMTDVIRKDRETELQGLQGRIQEFGRTAEQSLQNKYGQLVNPVVQKIQKAIDAVAKENAYTYVFNLDAGANTTPILLVAPEENNITELVLKKLGIDPTKIATPAATNNASKPASAGSGAATPKKN, from the coding sequence ATGAATAAAAACCTCGTCATGGCATTCGCAACGGCTCTTTTGGTAGGCGGTCTGAATGCACAGGCACAAGCTCAAACGACAACGGCAGCTCCGACCACAACCGCAGCTGCTTCACTGAAGTTAGGCTATACGAATATTGATTATATCCTCGCGCAAACGCCTGAAGCAAAAGACATCCAGAACCAACTGACGATCCAGCGCACGCAGTCGGAAAACGAACTGAAGCGGATGCAGAAGGAACTGGAAGATAAATACGGTGCTTACGAAAAAGGCGCAGCGCAGATGACGGATGTTATCCGCAAAGACCGCGAAACGGAATTGCAGGGTTTGCAAGGTCGGATTCAGGAGTTTGGTCGGACCGCTGAGCAATCGCTGCAAAACAAATATGGCCAGCTGGTTAATCCTGTTGTGCAGAAGATTCAAAAAGCAATTGATGCGGTAGCCAAAGAAAACGCGTATACGTACGTTTTCAACTTGGACGCTGGTGCCAACACGACTCCAATCCTGTTAGTAGCTCCAGAAGAAAATAACATTACAGAGCTAGTGCTGAAAAAATTGGGTATCGACCCAACCAAGATTGCGACGCCAGCCGCTACCAACAACGCAAGCAAACCAGCTAGCGCGGGTTCAGGAGCAGCAACGCCCAAAAAAAACTAA
- a CDS encoding OmpH family outer membrane protein, with translation MKKGLFFVLLCAVCLALPARAQKFGYVDSEFILGKMPEYQKALSEIDKFADKWSKDIQEKYAEIEKLQRSYQAEEILLTEDMKRDRQRVLSDKEREAREYNNKVFGYQGLLFEKKKELMKVPMELVNRAIEKVAVQKKLEFVFDKASDFTMLYTNPRHDYTDYIMEELGLDAANKPNKPTAVNAPTQPANGTPDNKTTIKPK, from the coding sequence ATGAAAAAGGGCCTTTTTTTCGTACTTTTGTGCGCCGTTTGTCTTGCGTTACCGGCACGAGCACAAAAATTTGGGTACGTAGACTCAGAGTTCATTTTGGGCAAGATGCCGGAGTATCAGAAGGCATTGAGCGAAATCGATAAGTTTGCGGATAAGTGGTCGAAGGACATTCAGGAAAAATACGCCGAGATCGAGAAATTGCAGAGATCGTATCAGGCGGAGGAGATCCTGCTGACTGAAGACATGAAACGCGACCGTCAACGGGTGCTAAGCGATAAAGAACGCGAAGCCAGAGAGTACAACAACAAGGTCTTTGGCTATCAGGGATTGCTTTTCGAGAAAAAGAAAGAACTGATGAAGGTGCCGATGGAGTTGGTGAACCGGGCAATCGAGAAAGTTGCTGTACAAAAGAAATTAGAATTTGTCTTTGACAAGGCTTCTGATTTTACGATGCTTTACACGAATCCCCGTCACGATTACACGGACTACATTATGGAGGAACTAGGTTTGGATGCAGCCAACAAGCCAAACAAACCAACAGCCGTTAATGCGCCAACCCAACCAGCCAACGGTACCCCCGACAATAAAACAACCATAAAACCGAAGTAG